In the Solibacillus sp. FSL K6-1523 genome, one interval contains:
- a CDS encoding QueT transporter family protein: MNTSVLKDSSRTSTRELTKISLVAALYVAVTVVLSVISFGAVQLRLSEMFNYLMLYNKRYIVAVTLGVVLANFMSPMWIVDVPVGGIATFLVLILCRIVTKRMENIKLKMVVTALIFTFSMFTVAGQLTILYGFPFWATWFTVGVGELLSMTVGGVTIYLLNKKIDFSK, encoded by the coding sequence TTGAATACATCTGTTTTAAAAGACTCATCACGCACTTCTACAAGGGAGCTCACAAAAATCTCGCTTGTTGCCGCGTTGTATGTCGCAGTGACTGTTGTCTTGTCCGTCATTAGCTTTGGTGCGGTACAACTACGTTTGTCGGAAATGTTCAACTATTTAATGCTGTACAACAAGCGCTATATCGTAGCCGTAACACTAGGTGTCGTGCTCGCAAACTTTATGTCACCTATGTGGATAGTTGATGTGCCTGTTGGCGGGATTGCAACATTTCTTGTATTAATTTTGTGTCGTATAGTAACGAAAAGAATGGAAAATATTAAATTAAAAATGGTTGTGACTGCATTGATCTTCACGTTTTCAATGTTCACAGTCGCAGGACAATTAACAATTCTTTACGGCTTCCCGTTCTGGGCAACTTGGTTTACAGTTGGCGTTGGAGAGTTATTGTCAATGACTGTTGGTGGTGTGACAATTTATTTATTAAATAAGAAAATAGATTTTTCGAAATAG
- a CDS encoding DNA sulfur modification protein DndB: MNNKFYFAGIPYKQFGHELFFTQMSLKTLLAVVDVDANVQRELDIQRRHEIRAFILNNLEQGHDFYFSPFVFSARGEIEQDGQGYSLTPGSKLFISDGQHRLYALESALIMLKSSLSAAEYIRNEEKVIELKRQIEFLENFPIAMQIYLQLNVQQERQMFVDLNTERREAHPGQLLQYDHRDTYSILTRKVAQNLKDKMDIEVKSARALKSSSSITTLVMMKRCLVALFNGTFTLKSGEINFQYPQYEVEHIAETFFLKWLEIFPKHAHNRFKYVAGLTGIQIALALTVNYLMKEHRISHLEAIELLSHLKKFSWLHTHPIFAFLYSQEKKCIAGHSSSYAVRRLKNEFVELIHQEMAVKK, translated from the coding sequence ATGAATAATAAGTTTTATTTTGCTGGTATTCCATATAAACAATTTGGACATGAGCTATTTTTCACACAAATGAGTCTTAAAACCCTATTAGCTGTAGTTGATGTCGATGCCAATGTACAGCGAGAGTTAGATATTCAAAGAAGACATGAAATAAGAGCATTTATTTTAAATAATTTGGAACAGGGACATGACTTTTATTTTAGCCCGTTTGTATTTAGTGCTCGCGGAGAAATTGAGCAAGATGGACAGGGCTATTCCCTCACGCCGGGGAGTAAACTATTCATTAGTGATGGCCAACATCGCTTGTATGCACTAGAATCGGCATTGATAATGTTAAAAAGCTCTTTAAGTGCTGCCGAATACATTCGTAATGAAGAAAAAGTTATCGAACTAAAGAGGCAAATTGAATTTCTTGAAAATTTCCCGATTGCGATGCAAATATACTTACAACTAAATGTGCAGCAGGAACGTCAAATGTTTGTTGATCTTAATACAGAGCGTAGAGAAGCGCATCCAGGTCAGCTTTTGCAGTATGATCACCGCGATACATACAGTATTTTAACGCGAAAAGTTGCACAAAATTTAAAAGATAAAATGGACATCGAAGTAAAATCGGCACGAGCGCTGAAAAGCTCTTCATCGATTACAACACTTGTTATGATGAAACGTTGCCTAGTTGCTTTATTTAACGGTACGTTTACGCTAAAATCAGGAGAAATAAATTTTCAATACCCACAGTATGAAGTTGAGCATATTGCAGAAACTTTCTTTTTAAAATGGCTAGAGATTTTCCCGAAACATGCGCATAATCGTTTTAAATATGTGGCAGGTCTTACGGGCATTCAAATTGCACTAGCACTCACAGTTAACTACCTCATGAAAGAACATCGTATTTCACATCTTGAAGCAATTGAATTGCTATCTCACCTAAAAAAGTTTAGCTGGTTGCATACCCATCCTATTTTTGCATTCTTATATTCACAAGAGAAAAAATGTATAGCTGGTCATTCAAGCAGCTATGCAGTTAGAAGATTGAAGAATGAATTTGTAGAATTAATCCATCAAGAAATGGCGGTGAAAAAATGA
- a CDS encoding DNA sulfur modification protein DndB has translation MTQRLAVLSVQEVVEKMEQDKLVLRSTEARHTRKFRQYVMEQFMTGDVFIPPIVASENDDILHIIDGSSRLRALVELISNVDRMFLSDNAEDQKKAAQLMICIQEVQLAFQIFKEFTVQEQEQLYLDLNTKGKRVALSKRIAYDSRNTINIVTNELLQQHEALRLAGIEQEKVSINRPANKNFLSLSQLRALVSLFLVGKETASGIHTQNVDQVLIEKRLPLLNAWLDELFKLEGPEKIGDYNISILASFLFVRALGYYALQGEDKVPSAKKEMYIRERIKALKHISWETCQPLWERFEGNYRGTNQLYFINNNKKTLIAIIRWLCSEGGEKDVKK, from the coding sequence ATGACACAACGATTAGCGGTGTTAAGTGTGCAGGAAGTTGTCGAAAAAATGGAGCAGGACAAGCTTGTATTACGTTCGACAGAAGCACGCCATACACGTAAATTCCGTCAATATGTTATGGAACAATTTATGACGGGTGATGTATTTATTCCACCGATTGTTGCCTCAGAAAATGATGATATTCTTCATATTATTGATGGTAGCAGTCGGTTACGTGCACTGGTCGAATTAATTTCCAATGTCGATCGGATGTTCTTAAGTGATAATGCTGAAGATCAAAAAAAGGCGGCTCAATTAATGATTTGTATTCAAGAAGTTCAGCTAGCTTTTCAAATTTTCAAAGAATTTACCGTACAGGAGCAAGAACAGCTCTATCTCGATCTCAATACGAAAGGTAAAAGAGTGGCACTTTCAAAACGCATTGCCTATGATTCACGCAATACAATTAACATCGTAACAAACGAGCTACTACAGCAACATGAGGCACTAAGGTTAGCGGGAATTGAACAGGAAAAGGTGAGCATTAACCGACCGGCAAATAAAAATTTCTTATCACTCAGTCAGCTACGTGCGCTTGTGTCACTCTTTCTAGTAGGAAAAGAAACGGCATCGGGCATTCACACGCAGAATGTAGATCAAGTGCTAATTGAAAAACGTTTACCATTACTTAATGCTTGGCTAGATGAATTATTTAAATTGGAGGGACCAGAAAAAATTGGGGACTACAATATTTCAATTTTAGCGAGCTTCTTATTTGTACGAGCACTCGGGTATTATGCGTTGCAAGGGGAGGACAAGGTGCCAAGCGCGAAAAAAGAAATGTATATCCGCGAGCGAATAAAAGCGCTTAAACATATAAGCTGGGAAACATGTCAGCCATTGTGGGAACGATTTGAAGGGAATTATCGCGGAACGAATCAGCTCTATTTTATAAATAACAACAAAAAAACATTGATAGCTATAATTAGGTGGCTATGCAGTGAGGGAGGTGAGAAGGATGTGAAAAAATAA
- a CDS encoding competence protein ComK: protein MMRKPKYILPYQAAAIFETVVDGKQVLEVIGNGNSLYMDMTLKQCIACNEHYYGTNLNISKRLMKDIIGTSHAAPYIFGDMIWVPLATQNRADTIFVALHHLKGIEKDEHKQIVIVLTGGIRIRLKMTRASVILRFGAASILKILMDFRKNLKSNPNTSQDPPCEIVKEEGNVYFTRKRKK from the coding sequence ATGATGAGAAAACCTAAGTATATTTTACCGTACCAAGCAGCTGCAATTTTTGAAACGGTAGTTGATGGCAAGCAAGTACTAGAAGTAATCGGAAATGGGAATAGCCTATATATGGATATGACATTAAAGCAATGCATTGCATGCAATGAACATTACTATGGAACAAATTTAAATATATCGAAGCGGCTTATGAAAGATATTATTGGAACTTCTCATGCTGCACCTTATATTTTTGGCGATATGATTTGGGTACCACTTGCCACTCAAAATCGGGCAGATACAATATTTGTCGCATTACACCATTTGAAAGGGATTGAGAAGGATGAACACAAGCAAATCGTGATTGTGCTTACTGGCGGCATACGCATTCGACTGAAAATGACGAGAGCCTCTGTCATTTTGCGTTTCGGTGCAGCAAGCATCCTAAAAATTTTAATGGATTTTCGCAAAAATCTAAAATCCAATCCAAATACCTCACAAGATCCACCGTGTGAAATTGTGAAGGAAGAGGGCAATGTTTACTTTACGCGGAAACGGAAGAAGTAA
- a CDS encoding tetratricopeptide repeat protein: protein MNLKESTRKYILLGALLFIIVGLVSAKVLAKGQDTQFTTEDILYQQVAQLYNEGNYTEASLFMNELLLAQPKSEAVNYLGGLIAANTEEYEQAAILFQKTLDINPYKVEDAMFMLQFGEVLVLAERNEDARIVLVHCQESAWAPESFPEYQNSVADLLAQIETI from the coding sequence ATGAATTTAAAAGAATCCACTAGAAAATACATATTGCTTGGAGCCTTATTGTTTATAATCGTTGGGCTTGTATCGGCAAAAGTACTTGCGAAAGGGCAAGATACGCAATTTACTACGGAAGATATCCTTTATCAGCAAGTTGCGCAGCTTTACAATGAAGGTAATTACACAGAAGCTTCTCTGTTTATGAACGAACTTTTATTAGCACAACCAAAATCAGAGGCTGTGAACTATTTAGGTGGTTTAATTGCTGCAAATACAGAGGAATATGAGCAAGCTGCTATTTTATTTCAAAAAACATTGGATATAAACCCATATAAAGTAGAAGATGCGATGTTCATGTTACAGTTTGGAGAAGTATTAGTATTAGCTGAGCGAAATGAGGATGCAAGGATCGTATTAGTACATTGCCAAGAATCAGCATGGGCTCCAGAGTCATTTCCGGAATATCAAAATAGTGTAGCTGATTTATTAGCACAAATTGAAACTATATAA
- a CDS encoding O-antigen ligase family protein: MTSFYQELNQSGKMSDEKENAQSRAGIDKWIFRLLLLLIGVMPLIVLANIEQVVSPLISNIDVLSSGAKGDLFTHYKALFVIVITVITGVMLLAKVFFMDGKIRKTPMNYAIGLFAFAIIISTVFSPNITVALNGQYNRSDGAISWLCYLALMFIAMNIEYPKNVVKYIMYALMPFVFINLFIITMNFYGKDLLQYEWMQSLVSMALPEGASISEGSTLVGTLNQWNYMSGMFAIMTVMYLAWAFIEKSMINTVVSAITAAVSISVMFMSISTNGFLTVTVSLIVLIVIAIKSPVKKNMAVGLLLFVVITMPVFHILATENEQVWDESFGFILGGNPYKKVEKTNVSFDDLLGSKAYASDQILELPILPEQGWSPGSGRFYIWEKSADLVKERPIVGYGLDTLIYNFPHFNIDARGGNNSESTIVDKAHNVYVTILYGTGIFGALAFLIILVGSVLVGLKQIVLKNNLILGPLVAVIVAYSTQALFNDSLPGITAVIFVLIGILFGIQKEEGKTQAND; encoded by the coding sequence ATGACTTCATTTTACCAAGAACTGAATCAATCCGGGAAGATGAGCGATGAAAAGGAAAACGCGCAATCCCGTGCAGGTATAGATAAATGGATTTTCCGTCTATTGCTATTATTAATAGGTGTTATGCCTTTAATCGTGCTTGCGAATATAGAGCAAGTTGTAAGTCCACTTATCTCTAATATAGATGTACTTTCTTCTGGAGCGAAAGGTGATTTATTTACACATTATAAAGCATTATTTGTAATTGTTATTACAGTTATTACAGGTGTGATGTTACTAGCAAAAGTGTTTTTCATGGATGGCAAAATTCGAAAAACACCGATGAACTATGCAATTGGTTTATTTGCATTTGCGATTATTATATCGACAGTATTTTCACCAAATATTACAGTCGCTTTAAATGGTCAATATAACCGTTCAGACGGTGCAATTAGCTGGCTATGTTATTTAGCACTTATGTTTATTGCGATGAATATTGAATATCCGAAAAATGTTGTTAAATATATCATGTATGCATTGATGCCATTTGTATTTATTAACTTATTCATTATTACGATGAACTTTTATGGTAAGGATTTACTTCAATATGAATGGATGCAAAGTTTAGTATCCATGGCATTACCTGAAGGCGCTAGCATATCGGAAGGTTCGACTTTAGTAGGTACGTTAAACCAGTGGAACTATATGAGTGGGATGTTTGCGATTATGACAGTTATGTATTTAGCATGGGCATTCATTGAAAAATCAATGATAAATACAGTCGTCTCTGCAATCACAGCAGCAGTGTCAATCTCGGTTATGTTTATGTCTATTTCAACAAATGGTTTCTTAACGGTTACTGTTTCACTTATTGTGTTAATCGTTATTGCAATTAAATCACCAGTTAAGAAAAATATGGCGGTCGGATTATTACTATTTGTTGTGATTACGATGCCAGTATTCCATATACTTGCAACTGAAAACGAACAAGTATGGGACGAATCATTTGGTTTTATATTGGGTGGTAATCCTTATAAAAAAGTAGAAAAGACAAACGTAAGCTTCGATGACTTACTCGGATCAAAGGCATACGCCTCAGATCAAATACTTGAACTCCCTATATTACCAGAACAAGGTTGGTCACCTGGTTCGGGACGTTTCTATATTTGGGAGAAATCAGCTGATTTAGTTAAAGAACGACCAATTGTAGGCTATGGTTTAGATACATTAATATATAACTTCCCGCATTTTAACATTGATGCACGAGGTGGCAACAATTCAGAAAGTACAATTGTCGATAAAGCCCATAACGTTTATGTTACGATTCTTTATGGAACAGGGATTTTTGGAGCGCTAGCATTTTTAATTATTTTGGTAGGTTCAGTTCTTGTTGGACTAAAGCAAATTGTTTTAAAAAATAACCTTATTTTAGGTCCATTAGTTGCGGTCATTGTAGCTTATAGTACGCAAGCACTCTTTAATGACTCTTTACCAGGGATAACTGCGGTAATCTTTGTATTAATCGGTATATTATTTGGTATACAAAAAGAAGAAGGAAAAACTCAAGCAAATGATTGA